The following is a genomic window from Dermatophilaceae bacterium Soc4.6.
ACCACCGCCGAGACCTCCCGCACCCCTGGCAGCGGCGCGGCCCGCCCTTCCGCCTGACGCACCCAGTCCACCACCGAGAACCCCGCCGCCGACGCCGTTCCGCGCTCGACCACCTCGGTCACCAAGGCAACCTCCGCCGCGGCGAGCAGCGCCCGGGCCCGACCCACCCTGCCCAGCACCTCACCCAGCCCCGCGTCCCCCAGCCGCCAGACCGGGGCGCCACCCGCGACACCCTGCGTCGACTCCAACCACGCCACGACCTGCCCCCACGCGTCGTCGGGCACGACACCGTGCGGCGGGGGTGCGGTCCGAGGCTCGGACGAGGCGGGCACCGGACCGGAGGGGAGCCCCTCCCGTCGCCATCCACCGTGCACCTGGGACCAGGGTGCAGTCGGACCCAGTCGGCCGGTCACCGCGGACTGCGAGCCCACCGCGCCGGCCGGCGCAGCACCCGAGGACGTCGACACCTCGCCGCCGCCCTCGACACCCCGCAGGTCCTTGTCCATGACCTCAACCTAGACGCGACCACTGACAGGGGTACAAGTTCTACAAGTCATCCAAATCAATTGCTACAGAACGGACTTCAGTCACTCGAGCCCCATCGCTCACAGGTCGCCACCAGCGCCGCCGGTCAGGAGGAAGCCAGCGAGCCGGTCGCTGCGGGTGAAGAGATGAGCCCGCAGACCCAGCCGGGCCGCCGTCTCGACATTGGCTGGCGTGTCGTCGACGAACGAGCACTGCGAGGGCTCGGCCCCGAGCTGTCGGCAGGCGGGCTCGATGGCCTGGGGGTCGGGTTTGGCCACACCCAGCTCGGAGCTGCTCACGACGACGTCGAAGACGTCGTCGAGCCCCAGCTGGCGCAAGTCCGCGCGAAGTCGGCTGGTCGCGTTGGCCAGCGACGCGATCCGCGCACGGACCCCGAGCCGGTGCCTGCCGACCCAGCCCTAGGCTGGGGGCGTGACCGAGGGCCCCGCTCGACCCCCCCTGCCCTACGAGGAGTCCGACGAGGAGACCCTCCTCGTGACCGTCTCCGGCGACGACCGCCCGGGGGTCACCAGTGCGCTGTTCGACGCCATCGCCGCGATCGGCGCGCAGGTGCTCGACCTCGAGCAGGTCGTCGTGCGAGACCATCTCACCCTCGGCATCCTCCTCGCCGCCGGAGAGCGGACGGCGCAGGTCGAGGCAGTGGTCCGCCGGGTCGGCGAGTCGCTGGGGATGAAGGTGCGGGTGCGCCACGGCTCGGGCGACTCGACCCGCCGCCGCACGGGGCGCGCAGCCGTCACCGTGCTGGCCTCGCCCCTGACCGCCGACGTCGTCTCCGCCCTCACCGCCCGCATCGCGGCGCACGGCGCCAACATCGACCGCATCCGCCGCCTGTCGCGCTACCCCGTCACCACCGTCGAGCTCGACATCTCCGGCGCCGACCTGCCCAGCCTGCGGCGCGAACTCTCGCTCGAGGCGGCCGCCCTCGGCGTCGACGTCGCCGTCTCCCCCGCCGGGCTCGCCCGACGCGGCCGGCGGCTGGTGGTGATGGACGTCGACTCGACCCTGATCCAGCAGGAGGTCATCGAGATGCTCGCGGCGTATGCCGGTCGCGAGGCCGAGGTGGCCGCCGTCACCGCCCGCGCGATGGCCGGTGAGCTCGACTTCGCCGAGTCGCTGCGCGAGCGGGTGCGGGCCCTCGAGGGCCTGGACGCCTCGGTGCTCGACCGGGTGCGCGAGGCCGTCGTCCTCACCCCGGGCGCCCGCACGCTGGTGCGCACCCTCAAGCGTCTGGGCTTCACGGTGGCCCTGGTCTCGGGTGGCTTCATCGAGATCGTCGGCCCGATCGCCGCCGAGCTCAACATCGACCACGCCGAGGCCAACCGCCTCGAGATCGTCGACGGCCGGCTCACCGGCCGGGTCGTCGGCGACATCGTCGACCGGGCCGGGAAGGCCCGCGCCCTGCGTCGCTTCGCGGACGAGGCGGGCCTGCCACTGTCGCGCACCGTCGCCATCGGCGACGGGGCGAACGACCTCGACATGCTCGGGACGGCGGGCCTCGGCGTCGCCTTCAACGCCAAGCCCGTCGTCCGGGCGCAGGCCGACACCGCCGTCAACGTCCCCTACCTCGACGCCGTCCTGTTCCTGCTCGGCATCACCCGCGAAGAGGTCGAGGAGGCCGACGACCTCGACGGCACGCCGACACCCGCTCCGGTGACGCCGCGTCCCCTGCCCGGCGGCTGACGCATAGGGTTGGGCGATGGCGACACGGAAGGCCCCCAAGCCCCGCCCCCGCACCCTGCTGGTGATCGGTGGCGCCGAGGACAAGGTCGGCACCTCGACCATCCTCAAGCGCTTCGTCAGGCTCGCGGGCGGCCGGTCCTCGCGCATCGTCATCGTGCCGACCGCCTCGTCGTTCGTGGACGAGGTCGTCGAGGGATACACGGCCGCCTTCACCCGGCTCACGGCCGGGCCCGACATCCGCGTCGTGCACGCCACCTCGCGGCAGGAGGCTCACGACCCCGAGCTCGTGGCCCGGCTCGACGACGCGACGGGAGTCTTCCTCTCGGGTGGCAGCCAGCTCAAGCTGAGCCAGTTCTACCCCGGTACGCCCGTGGGTGCGGCGATGCACGCGGCCTACCAGCGCGGTGCGGTCATCGCGGGCACGTCCGCCGGGGCCTCGATCATGAGCCGGCACATGATCTCGATGGGCGAGGAGCGGCTCACCCCGCGACAGCGGATGAGCCAGCTCACCGGCGGCCTCGGCTTCATCGACGACATCGTGCTCGACCAGCACTTCGACCAGCGAGGCCGCTACGGTCGCCTGATGTCGATCATCGCGAACTCCCCCCACCTGCTCGGGGTGGGCATCGACGAGAACACCGCGGTCGAGATCCACGACGAGCGGCTCATGACGGTCCTCGGGGCGCGGGCCGTCTTCGTCCTCGACGGGCGGGCCGCCGTGACCGACGCCCCCGACGCGCGTCGCGGAGCACCGCTGCTCGTCTCGGGCGCCGTGGTCCACACCCTCCCGGCCGGCGCCACCTTCGACCTCAAGCAGGCCACCCTCGTCGGGTTCGTCGAGCGGCACCAGGACAAGGACGCCGGCAGCGCGTCGGCCCGGGAGCGCACGCCCGCCGCCACCACGACCCTCACGACCGCAACCAGCTGAACCCTCGCGTCCGCACCCATCCCAGGAGACCCCCCGTGGCCGCAGCACGACCCACCCCGACCGGTCCGCCGACCCCGGACGTCAGCATCACCGAGTCCCGGGTGTACCGCGGGCCCAACCTGTGGTCCTACGAGCAGGCGATCCACCTCGTCGTCGACCTCGGCGTGCTCGAGGGCTACCCCACCGACACCCTCCCCGGCTTCACCGAGGGGCTGGTCGCCGCCCTGCCGGGCCTTCACCGCCACAGCTGCTCACGCGGTCATGCCGGTGGCTTCGTCGAGCGGCTCGAGGAGGGCACCTGGCTGGGGCACGTCGCCGAGCACGTCGCGCTCCAGCTGCAGACCGAGGCCGGGCAGGACCAGCGCCGGGGCAAGACCCGCGCCGTGCGCGGGCGTGCGGGGCACTACAACGTCATCTACGGCTTCACCGACGAGACGGTCGGTCTGGCGGCGGGTCGGCTCGCCGTCCGGCTGGTCAACCACCTCGTCGAGCCGGAGGCGGACTTCGACTTC
Proteins encoded in this region:
- the serB gene encoding phosphoserine phosphatase SerB, which encodes MTEGPARPPLPYEESDEETLLVTVSGDDRPGVTSALFDAIAAIGAQVLDLEQVVVRDHLTLGILLAAGERTAQVEAVVRRVGESLGMKVRVRHGSGDSTRRRTGRAAVTVLASPLTADVVSALTARIAAHGANIDRIRRLSRYPVTTVELDISGADLPSLRRELSLEAAALGVDVAVSPAGLARRGRRLVVMDVDSTLIQQEVIEMLAAYAGREAEVAAVTARAMAGELDFAESLRERVRALEGLDASVLDRVREAVVLTPGARTLVRTLKRLGFTVALVSGGFIEIVGPIAAELNIDHAEANRLEIVDGRLTGRVVGDIVDRAGKARALRRFADEAGLPLSRTVAIGDGANDLDMLGTAGLGVAFNAKPVVRAQADTAVNVPYLDAVLFLLGITREEVEEADDLDGTPTPAPVTPRPLPGG
- a CDS encoding cyanophycinase, which translates into the protein MATRKAPKPRPRTLLVIGGAEDKVGTSTILKRFVRLAGGRSSRIVIVPTASSFVDEVVEGYTAAFTRLTAGPDIRVVHATSRQEAHDPELVARLDDATGVFLSGGSQLKLSQFYPGTPVGAAMHAAYQRGAVIAGTSAGASIMSRHMISMGEERLTPRQRMSQLTGGLGFIDDIVLDQHFDQRGRYGRLMSIIANSPHLLGVGIDENTAVEIHDERLMTVLGARAVFVLDGRAAVTDAPDARRGAPLLVSGAVVHTLPAGATFDLKQATLVGFVERHQDKDAGSASARERTPAATTTLTTATS